From Oncorhynchus clarkii lewisi isolate Uvic-CL-2024 chromosome 26, UVic_Ocla_1.0, whole genome shotgun sequence, the proteins below share one genomic window:
- the LOC139384704 gene encoding guanosine-3',5'-bis(diphosphate) 3'-pyrophosphohydrolase MESH1-like codes for MSSEAVILLETVNFAAEKHRNQRRKDAEQTPYINHPIGVARILSHEGGITDIEVLQAALLHDTVEDTDTSIGELQAIFGQTVSRIVQEVTDDKALPKHERKRQQVEHAPHASHQAKLVKLADKLYNLRDLNRCTPTGWPAERVQEYFVWAAQVVRGLRGTNPALERQLEELFKQRGVEL; via the exons ATGAGTTCAGAAGCGGTCATTCTGTTGGAGACTGTCAACTTCGCTGCTGAAAAGCACCGCAATCAACGACGTAAAGACGCTGAACAAACGCCATATATCAACCACCCAATAG GTGTGGCAAGGATCCTAAGCCATGAAGGTGGGATCACAGACATTGAAGTTTTGCAA GCAGCTTTGCTCCATGACACAGTGGAGGACACTGACACCAGCATAGGAGAACTACAGGCCATCTTTGGGCAAACGGTGTCTCGAATTGTTCAGGAAGTGACAGATGATAAGGCGCTACCCAAGCATGAGAGGAAACGTCAGCAGGTGGAGCATGCACCTCACGCCAGCCACCAGGCCAAACTGGTCAAACTGGCTGACAAACTGTACAACCTGAGGGACCTGAACCGCTGCACACCTACAG GTTGGCCGGCAGAGCGTGTTCAGGAGTACTTTGTGTGGGCAGCCCAGGTAGTGAGAGGACTGAGGGGGACCAACCCAGCACTGGAGAGACAACTAGAGGAGCTCTTCAAGCAGAGGGGGGTTGAGCTTTGA